A section of the Rhizobium sp. Pop5 genome encodes:
- a CDS encoding metal ABC transporter permease: MTAYDLFLAPFSDFGFMRRALVACLCLGLGSGPIGVFLMLRRMSLMGDAMSHAVLPGAAIGYLVAGSLSLTAMGLGGLVAGLSVALLSGAVSRMTVLQEDASFASFYLASLALGVLIVSLRGSNIDLLHVLFGTILAIDAPALYLIGAITSLTLVILAFIYRPLVAECFDPGFLRAVGGRGPVYHVLFLLLVVLNLVASFQALGTLMAVGLMMLPAAVAQLWSRRLAVMMAIAAVSAAASGYLGLIASYHFELASGPTIIMTAAVIYAFSILFAPSGLARRFFPRPHLKG; the protein is encoded by the coding sequence ATGACGGCTTATGATCTCTTCCTCGCACCATTTTCCGATTTCGGCTTCATGCGCCGCGCGCTCGTCGCCTGCCTTTGCCTCGGACTCGGTTCAGGACCGATCGGCGTCTTCCTGATGCTGAGGCGCATGAGCCTGATGGGAGATGCCATGAGCCACGCCGTGCTGCCGGGCGCTGCGATCGGTTACCTCGTCGCCGGCTCGCTGTCGCTGACGGCAATGGGCCTCGGAGGCCTTGTCGCCGGCCTGTCGGTGGCGCTGCTTTCCGGCGCCGTCAGCCGGATGACCGTGCTGCAGGAAGATGCAAGCTTTGCCAGCTTCTATCTGGCGTCGCTGGCGCTCGGGGTGCTGATCGTCTCACTGCGCGGCTCGAATATCGACCTGCTGCATGTGCTCTTCGGCACCATCCTGGCGATCGATGCACCAGCCCTTTATCTGATCGGCGCAATCACCTCACTGACGCTCGTCATCCTTGCCTTCATCTATCGGCCACTGGTGGCGGAATGCTTTGATCCGGGGTTTCTTCGCGCCGTCGGCGGGCGCGGACCCGTCTATCATGTGCTCTTCCTGCTGCTCGTGGTGCTGAACCTTGTCGCCAGCTTCCAGGCGCTCGGCACGCTGATGGCGGTCGGCCTGATGATGCTGCCGGCGGCCGTCGCTCAGCTCTGGTCGCGCAGACTGGCCGTCATGATGGCAATTGCGGCCGTCAGCGCCGCCGCATCCGGCTATCTCGGCCTGATCGCCTCCTACCATTTCGAACTCGCCTCTGGCCCGACGATCATCATGACCGCGGCTGTGATTTACGCCTTTTCTATTCTTTTCGCGCCCTCCGGCCTTGCCAGGCGTTTCTTTCCCCGCCCGCATCTGAAGGGCTGA
- a CDS encoding metal ABC transporter solute-binding protein, Zn/Mn family encodes MNPHRLFFSAAIPVLMAMSAVPASAETVKVVASFTVLADVVKQVGGEHVRVTSLVGPNGDPHEFEPSPADAKNLNAAQLTFVSGEGLEGWMDRLIAASGYKGTPVTVSEGIDTRTMEEDGETITDPHVWNSPVNVKVWVANIEKALSAADPADAAAFKANAEKYTKTLDELNAYAHSKFDKIADDRRKVLTSHDAFGYFGREYNVSFLAPLGLSTESEASAADVAKLIEQIKSERVKAYFFENSNDPRLVKQVAKATGAEPGGELYVESLSDAKGPAPTYEKMFRHNVDQLAAAMAKSS; translated from the coding sequence ATGAACCCACACAGACTGTTTTTCTCCGCAGCAATTCCCGTTTTGATGGCTATGTCGGCCGTGCCTGCCTCTGCCGAAACGGTGAAGGTGGTCGCTTCGTTCACCGTGCTCGCCGATGTCGTCAAACAGGTCGGCGGCGAGCATGTAAGGGTGACGAGCCTCGTCGGCCCGAACGGCGATCCCCACGAATTCGAGCCGTCGCCAGCCGATGCGAAGAATTTGAACGCGGCGCAGCTTACTTTCGTCAGCGGCGAAGGGCTGGAAGGCTGGATGGACAGGCTGATTGCCGCCTCGGGCTATAAGGGCACGCCGGTCACCGTCTCCGAAGGCATCGACACCCGCACCATGGAAGAGGACGGCGAGACGATCACCGACCCGCATGTCTGGAACAGCCCCGTCAACGTCAAGGTCTGGGTCGCCAACATCGAAAAGGCGCTGTCAGCTGCCGACCCGGCCGATGCCGCCGCCTTCAAGGCCAATGCTGAGAAGTACACGAAGACGCTGGATGAACTGAACGCCTATGCCCATTCGAAATTCGACAAGATAGCGGACGACCGCCGCAAGGTGCTGACGAGCCACGATGCCTTCGGTTATTTCGGCCGCGAATACAATGTCAGCTTTCTCGCGCCCCTTGGTCTGTCGACCGAAAGCGAAGCATCGGCAGCCGATGTCGCCAAGCTGATTGAACAGATCAAGAGCGAGCGCGTGAAAGCCTATTTCTTCGAGAATTCCAACGATCCACGCCTCGTCAAGCAGGTCGCAAAGGCAACCGGTGCGGAGCCCGGCGGCGAACTCTATGTCGAATCCCTGTCCGACGCCAAGGGTCCGGCGCCGACCTATGAAAAGATGTTCCGACACAATGTCGACCAGCTCGCCGCCGCTATGGCGAAATCAAGCTGA
- a CDS encoding Dabb family protein, translating to MILHCVFLRLKTAMTSDDKQSLFDAIVALKQVIPGILDIKYGPNVSPEGLHAGFVDGFAVTFESPEVRDAYLIHPQHVSVGERIVSSTDGGLAGILVFDLNI from the coding sequence ATGATCCTGCATTGCGTATTCCTGCGACTGAAGACGGCAATGACAAGCGATGACAAGCAATCGCTGTTCGACGCGATCGTCGCCTTGAAACAGGTCATTCCCGGCATATTGGACATCAAATACGGGCCGAACGTCTCACCCGAAGGGCTGCATGCGGGCTTCGTCGACGGTTTTGCTGTGACCTTTGAAAGCCCCGAGGTGCGGGATGCCTATCTGATCCATCCCCAGCATGTATCCGTCGGCGAGCGCATCGTCTCGTCGACGGATGGAGGCCTTGCGGGCATCCTGGTCTTCGACCTCAATATTTAA
- a CDS encoding sensor domain-containing phosphodiesterase, with product MTRDRMLPKSPSGRVIAVIAAFFLAAFTFMASVAQAAEPVKISRDDTALDLTATTEIYANQGEAFQVSTAAGADGIRRRIEVRASSENHQGDWAVFALANVSEEQLERVIVAPHFRLVNSKLFWPDLGSQRIIAITPSEGFALDRQPSDEADVFRITLNPGAVITFVAELSTPELPQIYLWEPDAYKDTINAFTLYRGIVLGIAGLLAVFLTILFVVKGTSMLPATAALAWAVLGYICVDFGFLGKLISVASADQRIWRACAEVALASSFVIFLFTYLNLNRWHAHLGYATLAWVLGLALLFGVAIYDPSIAAGIARLSFALTAATGLLLIIYLGFNRYDRAILLVPAWALTLVWLFGAWLTVTGRLDNDIIQPALGGGLVLIVLLIGFTVMQHAFAGGAFQQGLFSDLERQSLALTGSGDMVWDWDVARDRVVTIPDVSIKLGLSPGTMHGAARNWLPRLHPDDRDRFRATLDVLLEHRRGRLNHEFRIRAEDGHFHWLLIRARPVLGSNGEIIRCVGTIVDVTEQKNSVERLLHDALHDNLTGLPNRQVFLDRLQAVLALAPGGETLRPTVMVIDIDRYKLVNDALGVAAGDNILIALTRRLRRLLKPQDTLARLAGDQFGLILVSEHNPTKVADFADAISKAIMVPINFSNREIILTASIGLASWVDRQESASGLLSDAELAMYRAKRAGGNRVEPFQPAFRDFGTDRLQLETDLRRAIERRELSMVYQPIARLEDVEIAGFEALMRWEHPKRGNIPPSEFIPIAEASDIIGPLGMFALEQATNDLMSWQSQTGELPIFVSINLSSVQLLNNELYDDVRSVLAKTHCEPSRLKLELTESMVMENPEQARLVLQKLKEAGIGLALDDFGTGYSSLAYLTRFPFDTIKLDKALVRGSSDKKATVLKSVISMARELEMKVVAEGIESNEDAIELAKMGCNYGQSYHFGPPMPSESILRLLRDRFPLTKRA from the coding sequence ATGACCAGAGACCGCATGCTGCCCAAGTCACCGTCCGGACGAGTGATCGCGGTGATCGCAGCCTTTTTCCTGGCAGCTTTCACCTTTATGGCGAGCGTTGCCCAAGCGGCCGAACCGGTGAAGATTTCCCGTGACGACACCGCACTCGATCTGACCGCGACAACCGAAATCTATGCCAACCAGGGCGAGGCCTTCCAGGTTTCGACAGCCGCTGGCGCCGACGGCATCCGCCGCCGCATCGAGGTTCGGGCAAGCTCGGAGAACCATCAGGGCGATTGGGCAGTCTTTGCGCTCGCCAACGTTTCGGAAGAACAGCTCGAGCGCGTGATCGTCGCGCCGCATTTCCGCCTCGTCAATTCCAAGCTTTTCTGGCCGGATCTCGGCTCGCAGCGCATCATCGCGATCACACCGAGCGAAGGCTTCGCGCTGGATCGGCAGCCGAGTGACGAAGCCGACGTCTTCCGCATCACGCTGAACCCCGGCGCGGTCATCACCTTTGTTGCCGAACTGTCGACGCCGGAGCTGCCGCAGATCTATCTCTGGGAACCCGACGCCTACAAGGACACGATCAACGCCTTCACGCTCTATCGCGGCATCGTGCTCGGTATCGCCGGCCTGCTTGCGGTGTTCCTGACCATCCTCTTCGTCGTCAAGGGCACCTCGATGCTGCCGGCGACTGCAGCGCTTGCCTGGGCGGTGCTCGGCTATATCTGCGTCGACTTCGGATTTCTCGGCAAGCTCATCAGCGTCGCCTCGGCGGACCAGCGAATTTGGCGCGCCTGCGCGGAGGTAGCGCTGGCGTCGAGTTTCGTCATCTTCCTCTTCACCTATCTGAACCTCAACCGCTGGCATGCGCATCTCGGCTACGCCACGCTCGCCTGGGTGCTCGGCCTTGCCCTGCTCTTCGGCGTGGCGATCTACGATCCGTCGATCGCGGCCGGCATCGCCAGGCTTTCCTTCGCGCTGACAGCGGCGACCGGCCTGCTGCTCATCATCTATCTCGGCTTCAATCGCTATGACCGCGCCATTCTGCTTGTGCCCGCATGGGCGCTGACGCTCGTCTGGCTGTTCGGCGCGTGGCTGACGGTCACCGGCCGGCTCGACAACGACATCATCCAGCCGGCCCTTGGCGGCGGCCTCGTGCTGATCGTGCTTTTGATCGGCTTCACCGTCATGCAGCACGCCTTTGCCGGCGGCGCCTTCCAGCAGGGACTGTTTTCCGATCTCGAACGGCAGTCGCTGGCGCTCACCGGCTCCGGCGACATGGTCTGGGACTGGGACGTGGCGCGCGACCGCGTCGTCACCATTCCCGACGTCTCGATCAAGCTCGGCCTATCGCCTGGCACTATGCATGGCGCGGCGCGCAACTGGCTGCCGCGACTGCACCCCGACGATCGCGACCGGTTCCGGGCCACACTCGACGTGCTGCTTGAGCATCGCCGCGGGCGGCTGAACCATGAGTTCCGCATCCGCGCCGAGGACGGGCATTTCCACTGGCTGCTGATCCGCGCCCGGCCGGTGCTCGGCTCGAACGGCGAGATCATCCGCTGCGTCGGCACGATCGTCGACGTGACCGAGCAGAAGAATTCCGTCGAGCGGTTGTTACACGATGCGTTGCATGACAACCTGACGGGTCTTCCGAACCGGCAGGTCTTCCTCGACCGCCTGCAGGCGGTGCTGGCGCTGGCGCCGGGCGGGGAAACGCTGCGGCCGACCGTGATGGTGATCGATATCGATCGCTACAAGCTGGTCAACGATGCGCTCGGCGTGGCGGCTGGCGACAACATCCTGATTGCGCTGACGCGGCGCCTGCGTCGGCTGCTGAAACCGCAGGACACGCTGGCGCGCCTTGCCGGCGACCAGTTCGGCCTCATCCTCGTTTCCGAGCACAATCCGACCAAGGTCGCGGATTTCGCCGATGCGATCAGCAAGGCGATCATGGTGCCGATCAATTTCTCCAATCGTGAGATCATCCTGACGGCCTCGATCGGGCTCGCCTCCTGGGTGGACCGGCAAGAGAGCGCCAGCGGCCTGCTCAGCGATGCCGAGCTTGCGATGTACCGGGCAAAACGGGCCGGCGGCAACCGCGTCGAGCCGTTCCAGCCGGCCTTCCGCGATTTCGGCACCGACCGCCTGCAGCTCGAAACGGATCTGCGGCGCGCCATCGAGCGGAGGGAATTGTCGATGGTCTACCAGCCGATCGCGCGGCTGGAGGATGTCGAGATCGCCGGTTTCGAGGCACTGATGCGCTGGGAGCATCCCAAGCGAGGGAATATCCCGCCGTCCGAATTCATTCCGATCGCGGAGGCTTCCGATATCATCGGTCCGCTCGGCATGTTCGCACTGGAACAGGCGACCAACGATCTGATGAGCTGGCAGAGCCAGACAGGCGAACTGCCGATCTTCGTTTCGATCAACCTGTCCAGCGTGCAGTTGCTCAACAACGAACTCTACGACGACGTGCGCTCGGTCCTCGCCAAGACGCATTGCGAGCCCTCGCGCCTCAAGCTCGAGCTGACGGAATCCATGGTGATGGAAAATCCGGAACAGGCCCGCCTGGTGCTGCAGAAACTGAAAGAAGCCGGCATTGGGCTGGCGCTCGACGATTTCGGCACCGGTTATTCGTCGCTTGCCTATCTCACGCGCTTCCCCTTCGACACCATCAAACTCGACAAGGCGCTAGTGCGCGGCAGCAGCGACAAGAAGGCGACCGTCCTCAAATCCGTAATATCGATGGCGCGCGAGTTGGAGATGAAGGTGGTGGCGGAGGGAATCGAATCCAACGAGGATGCGATCGAACTCGCCAAGATGGGCTGCAACTACGGGCAGAGCTATCATTTCGGACCGCCGATGCCTTCCGAATCGATCCTGCGCCTGCTTCGGGATCGGTTTCCGCTGACCAAACGCGCCTGA
- a CDS encoding GNAT family N-acetyltransferase, with protein sequence MPKSVFRFLSRQPEAVELENDRYLLRLPRYQDFNQWHRLRAESRKFLEPWEPTWRRDELTEGAYRARVIRGKQEYASGQAIPLFIFLKDNMTLVGGVTIGYIRRGAAQSCMIGYWMGERHAGQGHMFAALQMVIPYIFSGLELHRIEAACIPDNARSIRLLEKAGFQREGYLRGYLKINGQWHDHVMFSRLVTDTDKGRKTDSR encoded by the coding sequence ATGCCAAAATCGGTTTTTCGCTTCCTGTCGCGGCAGCCGGAAGCGGTGGAGCTGGAGAATGACCGGTATCTGCTGCGCCTGCCGCGCTACCAGGATTTCAATCAGTGGCACCGGCTGCGCGCCGAAAGCCGCAAATTCCTCGAACCCTGGGAGCCGACCTGGCGGCGAGACGAGTTGACGGAAGGTGCCTATCGCGCCCGCGTCATCCGTGGAAAGCAGGAATATGCATCGGGCCAGGCGATTCCGCTGTTCATCTTCCTCAAGGACAATATGACGCTCGTCGGCGGCGTCACCATCGGCTACATCAGGCGTGGCGCGGCGCAAAGCTGCATGATCGGCTACTGGATGGGCGAACGCCATGCCGGCCAGGGGCATATGTTCGCCGCCCTGCAAATGGTTATTCCTTACATCTTCTCCGGGCTTGAGTTGCACCGTATCGAAGCAGCCTGTATTCCAGATAACGCGCGCAGCATCCGCCTGCTTGAAAAGGCCGGGTTTCAGCGGGAAGGCTATTTGCGCGGATATTTGAAGATCAACGGTCAGTGGCACGATCATGTGATGTTTTCACGTCTTGTCACCGATACGGATAAAGGCAGGAAAACCGACAGCCGATGA
- a CDS encoding pitrilysin family protein produces MTVECTRLKSGLTVVTETMPHLESVALGVWIKSGSRNETEDEHGIAHLLEHMAFKGTARRSARQIAEEIEDVGGEVNAATSTETTSYYARVLKDHVPLAVDILADILTESAFEEEELEREKQVILQEINAANDTPDDVVFDRFSEAAYRDQTLGRPILGTPETVVSFTPQQIRTYLGRNYTTDRMFVVATGAVEHEGFVRMVEDRFASLPTQPSAPPVMEAARYIGGSVREPRDLMDAQILLGFEGKPYHARDFYCSQILANILGGGMSSRLFQEVREFRGLCYSVYAFHWGFSDTGIFGIHAATGGENLPELVPVIIDELHKSADQIHQKEIERARAQIRAQLLMGQESPAARAGQIARQMMLYGRPISNPEMMERLEGITIERLTDLAGRLFYDTVPTLSAIGPLEQLAPMEDIKASLSVPAPKTMQASL; encoded by the coding sequence ATGACAGTTGAGTGCACCCGGCTCAAATCCGGGCTGACAGTAGTCACCGAGACCATGCCGCACCTTGAAAGCGTCGCGCTCGGAGTCTGGATCAAATCAGGATCGCGTAACGAAACGGAAGACGAGCACGGCATCGCGCACCTGCTCGAACACATGGCCTTCAAGGGTACGGCGCGCCGCTCGGCCCGCCAGATCGCCGAGGAGATCGAGGATGTCGGCGGCGAAGTCAATGCCGCGACCTCGACCGAGACGACGTCCTATTACGCCCGCGTGCTCAAGGACCACGTTCCCCTTGCTGTCGACATTCTCGCCGACATCCTGACGGAATCCGCCTTCGAGGAGGAGGAGCTGGAGCGCGAGAAGCAGGTGATCCTGCAGGAGATCAACGCCGCCAACGATACGCCCGACGACGTGGTGTTCGACCGGTTCTCGGAGGCTGCCTATCGCGACCAGACGCTCGGACGGCCGATCCTCGGCACGCCGGAAACCGTCGTCTCCTTCACGCCGCAGCAGATCCGCACCTATCTCGGCCGCAACTACACGACCGACCGCATGTTCGTGGTCGCGACCGGCGCCGTCGAGCACGAGGGATTCGTGCGCATGGTCGAGGATCGCTTCGCGAGCCTGCCAACCCAGCCTTCTGCCCCGCCGGTCATGGAAGCGGCGCGTTACATCGGCGGAAGTGTGCGCGAACCGCGCGACCTGATGGATGCGCAGATCCTGCTCGGTTTCGAGGGGAAGCCTTACCATGCCCGCGATTTCTACTGCTCGCAGATTCTCGCCAATATCCTCGGCGGCGGCATGTCCTCCCGGCTCTTCCAGGAAGTGCGCGAGTTCCGCGGCCTCTGTTATTCCGTCTATGCCTTCCATTGGGGTTTTTCCGACACCGGCATCTTCGGCATTCATGCCGCGACCGGCGGCGAGAACCTGCCGGAGCTGGTGCCTGTCATCATCGACGAGCTGCACAAATCCGCCGATCAGATCCATCAGAAGGAAATCGAGCGCGCCCGCGCCCAGATCCGCGCCCAGCTGCTGATGGGCCAGGAGAGTCCCGCCGCCCGGGCTGGGCAGATCGCCCGGCAGATGATGCTCTACGGCCGGCCGATCTCCAATCCTGAAATGATGGAACGGCTGGAAGGCATTACCATCGAACGGCTGACCGACCTTGCCGGCCGGCTGTTCTACGACACGGTGCCGACGCTTTCGGCGATCGGGCCGCTGGAGCAGCTCGCGCCGATGGAAGACATCAAGGCCTCGCTTTCGGTCCCGGCACCGAAGACGATGCAGGCAAGCCTCTGA
- the thrC gene encoding threonine synthase, with the protein MTNVDYISTRGEAPSLGFCDALLTGLARDGGLYVPRKWPSFSKKEIRSLRGKTYQEIAFTILSPFTNGEIPDDTFRAMIDEAYGTFRHPAIAPLVQTGPNSFVMELFHGTTLAFKDVAMQLLARLMDYALEKRGERATIVGATSGDTGGAAIDAFAGRERTDIFILFPHGKVSPVQQRQMTTSTASNVHALAVEGNFDDCQNLVKAMFNDVAFRDKVRLSGVNSINWARIMAQIVYYFTASIALGGPDRKVSFTVPTGNFGDIFAGYCAKRMGLPIDRLVIATNENDILTRTLKTGRYDMKAVKATSSPSMDIQISSNFERLLFEAYDRDASKVRAAMDSLKQSGGFEIAPEALKTIRRDFRAGRASEKQVSETIRKTHAETGYLLDPHSAIGVFVAAKKEKPNTPMVTLSTAHPAKFPAAVKSASGIDPALPTWLADLMHREERFQIIKPELKAVETFIGKHARGETTAGAER; encoded by the coding sequence ATGACGAACGTGGACTATATCTCGACCCGCGGCGAGGCCCCTTCCCTCGGCTTTTGCGACGCCCTGCTGACGGGGCTTGCGCGCGACGGCGGGCTCTACGTTCCGAGAAAATGGCCGAGTTTTTCCAAGAAGGAAATCCGCAGCCTGCGGGGCAAGACCTATCAGGAGATCGCCTTCACCATCCTGTCGCCCTTTACAAACGGCGAAATCCCCGACGACACCTTCCGGGCGATGATCGACGAAGCCTATGGCACTTTCCGCCATCCGGCGATCGCGCCGCTCGTCCAGACCGGGCCGAACAGCTTCGTCATGGAGCTCTTCCACGGCACGACGCTCGCCTTCAAGGACGTGGCGATGCAGCTGCTCGCACGGCTGATGGATTATGCTCTGGAAAAGCGCGGCGAGCGGGCGACGATCGTCGGAGCAACCTCGGGCGACACCGGGGGCGCAGCCATCGACGCATTCGCCGGCCGCGAGCGCACCGACATCTTCATCCTCTTCCCGCACGGCAAGGTTTCGCCGGTGCAGCAGCGGCAGATGACGACCTCGACCGCGTCGAATGTGCATGCGCTTGCCGTCGAGGGCAATTTCGACGATTGCCAGAACTTGGTGAAGGCGATGTTCAATGACGTGGCCTTTCGCGACAAGGTTCGTCTATCCGGCGTCAACTCGATCAACTGGGCGCGCATCATGGCCCAGATCGTCTACTATTTCACGGCGTCGATCGCGCTCGGCGGACCGGACCGGAAGGTCTCGTTCACGGTGCCCACCGGCAATTTCGGCGACATCTTCGCCGGCTACTGCGCCAAGCGCATGGGCCTGCCGATCGACCGGCTTGTCATCGCCACCAACGAGAACGACATCCTGACGCGGACGCTGAAGACCGGCCGCTACGACATGAAGGCAGTCAAGGCGACGAGTTCGCCTTCGATGGACATCCAGATCTCGTCGAACTTCGAACGCCTGCTTTTCGAAGCCTATGACCGTGACGCCTCCAAGGTGCGCGCGGCGATGGACAGCCTCAAGCAATCGGGCGGTTTCGAGATCGCTCCTGAAGCGCTGAAGACGATCCGCCGCGACTTCCGTGCCGGGCGCGCCAGCGAAAAGCAGGTCTCCGAAACGATCCGAAAGACCCATGCCGAGACCGGCTATCTCCTCGATCCGCATTCTGCGATCGGCGTCTTCGTCGCAGCCAAGAAGGAGAAGCCGAATACGCCGATGGTGACGCTTTCGACCGCACATCCGGCGAAATTCCCCGCCGCCGTAAAATCCGCCTCCGGTATTGACCCGGCGCTTCCGACGTGGCTTGCTGATCTCATGCACAGGGAGGAGCGCTTCCAGATCATCAAACCGGAGCTCAAGGCCGTAGAAACCTTTATCGGCAAGCACGCCCGCGGCGAAACGACGGCAGGCGCAGAAAGATAG
- a CDS encoding MBL fold metallo-hydrolase has translation MKLQLIRNATLKLDYAGRTVLIDPYFASKHSQPSFAGRSQNPLVELPLAIDKILAGVELVIVSHLHEDHFDEVAMEFVPKHVPIICQPGDEAEIRKTGFTAVSPLTDIMTWEGLTFTRREGSHGLGPVLEEMGSVMGFSLEAMGEPSIYWAGDTVLYPPVADVIRATSPDIIITHSCAALWNGDLNVMDAEDTIAVCEIAPSSLVIATHMEALDHATIGREELRRAAKARGIPASRLLIPADGEVLVMSEAAFRGPSV, from the coding sequence ATGAAGCTCCAGTTGATCCGAAATGCGACCTTGAAACTCGACTATGCCGGTCGCACGGTGCTGATCGATCCTTATTTCGCTTCGAAGCACAGCCAGCCTTCTTTTGCCGGTCGCTCGCAGAACCCGTTGGTCGAGCTTCCTCTCGCCATCGATAAGATCCTCGCCGGCGTCGAACTGGTGATCGTATCGCACCTGCACGAGGACCATTTCGACGAGGTAGCGATGGAGTTCGTGCCGAAGCACGTGCCGATTATCTGTCAGCCTGGCGACGAAGCGGAAATTCGCAAAACGGGGTTCACAGCGGTCTCGCCGTTGACGGATATAATGACTTGGGAAGGTCTTACGTTTACACGCCGCGAGGGCAGCCACGGACTTGGCCCGGTTCTTGAGGAGATGGGCTCGGTCATGGGTTTCAGCCTCGAGGCAATGGGCGAACCTTCGATCTACTGGGCCGGCGACACCGTGCTCTATCCGCCCGTCGCCGATGTCATCCGCGCGACGAGTCCTGATATCATCATTACCCATTCCTGCGCTGCGTTGTGGAACGGCGACCTCAACGTCATGGATGCCGAGGACACGATTGCGGTTTGCGAAATCGCTCCGTCCAGCCTCGTGATTGCCACACACATGGAGGCGCTCGATCATGCAACGATTGGCCGTGAGGAGTTGCGTCGCGCGGCGAAGGCGCGCGGCATTCCCGCTTCCAGGTTGCTGATACCCGCCGACGGGGAAGTGCTGGTGATGAGTGAGGCTGCGTTCCGCGGACCAAGCGTGTAA
- a CDS encoding HAD family hydrolase, with amino-acid sequence MNGFDLIIFDCDGVLVDSEIIAAEVESTLLTEAGYPIGVEEMGERFAGMTWQNILLQIEREASIPLSASLLEKSETLLDARLASDVKAIPGVEFAVSRLPMKRCICSNSSTKRLDMMLSKVALKPLFAPNIFSAKDLGADRAKPKPDIFLHGASQMGVAPGKTVVVEDSVHGVHAARAAGMRVIGFTGASHSYPAHADKLTDAGAETVISRMNDLPRVVAALAEWEGVL; translated from the coding sequence ATGAACGGCTTCGACCTCATCATCTTCGACTGCGACGGCGTTCTCGTCGATTCCGAAATCATCGCCGCGGAAGTCGAGTCGACGCTTCTGACGGAAGCCGGATATCCGATTGGCGTCGAAGAAATGGGCGAGCGTTTTGCCGGCATGACATGGCAGAACATCCTGCTCCAGATCGAGCGCGAGGCCAGCATCCCGCTTTCGGCCTCGCTGCTGGAGAAGTCGGAAACGCTGCTCGACGCCAGGCTGGCAAGCGACGTCAAAGCCATACCAGGTGTCGAATTCGCAGTCTCCCGATTGCCGATGAAGCGCTGCATCTGCTCGAATTCGAGCACGAAGCGGCTGGACATGATGCTGAGCAAGGTGGCCCTGAAGCCGCTGTTTGCGCCCAACATCTTCTCCGCCAAGGATCTCGGCGCCGACCGCGCCAAGCCGAAACCCGACATCTTCCTGCATGGCGCAAGCCAGATGGGTGTGGCGCCCGGCAAGACTGTTGTGGTCGAGGATTCCGTACATGGCGTACATGCGGCGCGCGCCGCCGGCATGCGCGTGATCGGCTTCACCGGCGCGTCGCACAGCTACCCCGCCCATGCCGACAAACTGACGGATGCGGGCGCCGAAACAGTGATCTCCCGTATGAACGACCTTCCGCGTGTCGTTGCCGCGCTTGCGGAATGGGAAGGCGTTCTCTGA